One genomic window of Devosia salina includes the following:
- a CDS encoding LacI family DNA-binding transcriptional regulator, whose translation MTSSEVARRAGVSQSAVSRTFTPGASISPKTREKVMAAAQELGYRPNAIARSLITNRSRIIAVVMAYLENLFYPDVLEELGRLLAKENYRLLLFTGQMDRDSDPVFDQLMQYRVDGIILASTTLSSHLSEECAAAGIPVVLFNRTTERDAVSSVTARNREGGRRIAEFLLAGGHRRFGYISGIESSSTNRDRFAGYQEVLAAAGHDDIVVGVGNYDRGEAEAAAREMFARPDRPDAVFVANDHMAVAVMDVARYEFGLNIPDDLSIVGYDDVGPARWTAYGITTMSQPMKRMVEATVNILMGQISRGEIEAEHRILSGDLVVRTSARLPKSGIVEVDGRRLYKPGKS comes from the coding sequence GTGACCTCGTCCGAAGTGGCGCGCCGCGCAGGCGTCTCGCAGTCGGCAGTCTCCCGCACCTTTACCCCCGGCGCCTCCATCTCTCCCAAGACGCGCGAAAAGGTCATGGCTGCCGCCCAGGAGCTGGGTTATCGGCCCAATGCCATTGCCCGCTCGCTGATCACCAACCGCTCGCGCATCATCGCCGTGGTCATGGCCTATCTGGAAAACCTGTTCTATCCCGATGTGCTCGAGGAACTGGGACGCCTGCTGGCCAAGGAAAACTATCGCCTCCTGCTGTTCACCGGCCAGATGGATCGCGACAGCGACCCGGTCTTCGACCAGTTGATGCAGTACCGTGTCGATGGCATCATCCTGGCCTCGACGACGCTCTCGTCGCACCTCTCCGAAGAATGTGCCGCCGCCGGTATTCCGGTGGTGCTGTTCAACCGCACCACCGAGCGCGATGCGGTCTCCAGCGTCACCGCGCGCAACCGCGAAGGTGGCCGTCGCATCGCCGAATTCCTCCTCGCCGGCGGCCACAGGCGCTTCGGCTATATCTCGGGCATCGAAAGCTCTTCCACCAATCGCGACCGCTTTGCGGGCTACCAGGAAGTGCTGGCCGCAGCCGGGCATGACGACATCGTCGTCGGCGTCGGCAATTACGATCGCGGCGAGGCCGAGGCGGCGGCGCGGGAAATGTTCGCGCGCCCTGACCGTCCCGACGCGGTGTTCGTCGCCAATGACCACATGGCCGTCGCCGTCATGGATGTGGCGCGCTACGAATTCGGCCTCAACATCCCCGACGATCTCTCCATCGTCGGCTATGACGATGTCGGCCCCGCGCGCTGGACGGCCTATGGCATCACCACGATGAGCCAGCCCATGAAGCGGATGGTCGAAGCCACGGTCAATATCCTGATGGGGCAGATCTCGCGGGGCGAGATCGAGGCCGAGCACCGTATCCTGAGCGGTGATCTGGTGGTGCGCACTTCCGCCCGCCTGCCCAAGTCCGGCATTGTCGAAGTCGACGGTCGCCGCCTCTACAAACCCGGCAAGAGCTGA